A window of Juglans regia cultivar Chandler chromosome 7, Walnut 2.0, whole genome shotgun sequence contains these coding sequences:
- the LOC108990553 gene encoding pentatricopeptide repeat-containing protein At4g02750-like: MFLFCFFSRATQALKVTQNPSLNLAKTHCLANPELFTQNRAKAMIPNLKPLNSKISSYVKNGLVEEARKLFDKMPQKNTVTWNAMIRGHFLDGNSCEALQLFYRMPDRDIVSYNTVIAGLMQCGDVDGARYVFDGMPSRDVVTWNSMVAGYIRNGMIDTALRLFDGMPLKDVISWNLIVGGLVNCGDLALAEEYFGQSSAQDVVSWTIMISGLSKSGRIVEACKLFENMPTRDVRACNAMMVGYIENGHIETAKDLFRKMPERDFESWNELVSGLVRSKKANDAIRLFMEMPQKCQKTWNSILLELIRNGLIKEAHAFLEKSPYSDVVSWTNLLVGYFGLGEVAGAIKIFDLMPTRDTTAWNATVFGLGENGQGEEGLKLFIRMKESGPSLDKATFTSVLTICSDLPTLHFGKQTHADVIRAGFNSYIEVSNAMVTMYARCGNMHSALLEFSSMPSHDVISWNSLICGYAHHGNGTKALEMFERMRLTDVMPNHITFVGVLSACSHAGLVDQGKYYFDFMKSKCSLQPTSEHYTCIMDLLGRFGLIDEAMTFLDQMRADGVEVPVSVWGALLGACRIYKNIEVGNIAGERILEVDPCNSGVYLILVELLLSGGRREDAGRILARMKEKGVKKQPGCSWIEVNNSARIFLSGDSSHPDFCRICCILDLIYMEMEIKS; the protein is encoded by the coding sequence ATGTTCCTCTTCTGTTTCTTCTCTCGCGCCACACAAGCCCTCAAAGTCACCCAAAATCCCTCTCTAAACCTCGCCAAAACACACTGTCTCGCAAACCCAGAATTATTTACACAAAACCGTGCCAAGGCAATGATCCCCAACCTAAAGCCTCTCAACTCCAAGATCTCGAGCTACGTAAAAAATGGCCTCGTCGAAGAAGCTCGGAAACTGTTCGATAAAATGCCTCAGAAAAACACGGTCACATGGAACGCGATGATTCGTGGGCACTTTTTAGATGGGAATTCTTGTGAAGCTCTCCAATTATTCTATAGAATGCCTGACAGGGATATTGTTTCGTATAATACGGTGATTGCTGGGTTGATGCAGTGTGGGGATGTGGATGGTGCAAGGTACGTTTTTGATGGGATGCCATCCAGAGATGTTGTGACTTGGAATTCGATGGTTGCAGGGTATATTCGTAACGGAATGATAGACACAGCACTACGTTTATTTGATGGGATGCCGTTGAAAGATGTGATTTCATGGAACTTGATTGTCGGGGGGCTGGTGAATTGTGGGGATTTGGCTTTAGCAGAAGAGTATTTTGGACAATCAAGTGCTCAGGATGTTGTGTCTTGGACTATAATGATTTCGGGGCTTTCTAAGTCAGGACGGATCGTTGAAGCTTGTAAGCTCTTTGAAAACATGCCCACTAGGGATGTTCGAGCTTGTAATGCAATGATGGTTGGGTATATAGAAAATGGCCATATTGAAACTGCGAAAGATTTGTTTCGGAAAATGCCTGAGCGGGATTTTGAGTCTTGGAATGAATTGGTAAGTGGGTTGGTCAGGAGCAAAAAGGCTAATGATGCTATAAGGCTTTTCATGGAGATGCCACAAAAATGTCAGAAAACGTGGAACTCAATCCTATTGGAATTGATAAGAAATGGGCTCATCAAAGAAGCTCATGCATTTCTTGAGAAATCCCCATACAGTGACGTTGTGTCATGGACGAATTTGCTTGTTGGATATTTTGGATTAGGTGAGGTTGCGGGTGCAATTAAGATTTTTGATCTGATGCCAACCCGAGATACAACTGCATGGAATGCCACAGTTTTCGGATTAGGAGAAAATGGTCAAGGTGAGGAAGGTTTAAAGCTTTTCATTAGAATGAAAGAATCAGGTCCATCCCTGGACAAGGCTACATTCACTAGTGTTTTGACAATATGTTCTGACTTGCCGACCTTACACTTTGGAAAACAAACTCATGCAGATGTTATAAGAGCTGGTTTTAATAGTTACATTGAAGTTTCCAATGCAATGGTTACCATGTACGCGAGATGTGGAAACATGCATTCTGCTCTACTAGAATTTTCTTCCATGCCAAGCCATGATGTTATTTCTTGGAATTCTCTAATCTGTGGTTATGCTCATCATGGCAATGGCACAAAGGCCCTAGAGATGTTTGAAAGAATGAGATTAACTGATGTTATGCCCAATCATATAACCTTTGTCGGTGTTCTATCTGCGTGTAGCCATGCAGGGTTGGTAGACCAAGGTAAGTACTACTTTGATTTCATGAAATCCAAGTGTTCTCTTCAGCCAACAAGTGAGCATTACACATGTATCATGGATTTGTTGGGGAGGTTTGGACTAATAGATGAGGCGATGACTTTTTTAGATCAAATGAGAGCAGATGGAGTTGAAGTTCCTGTAAGTGTTTGGGGAGCACTGCTAGGAGCCTGTAGAATTTACAAGAACATTGAGGTGGGCAACATTGCTGGCGAGAGGATTTTGGAAGTAGACCCTTGTAATTCTGgtgtttatttgattttggttgAATTGTTATTGAGCGGTGGAAGGAGAGAAGATGCCGGTAGAATTCTGGCCCGGATGAAAGAGAAGGGAGTCAAGAAGCAACCGGGGTGTAGTTGGATTGAGGTAAACAACAGCGCACGTATATTTCTTTCAGGAGATAGTTCGCACCCTGATTTTTGTAGAATCTGTTGTATTTTAGACTTGATATACATGGAAATGgagattaaatcataa
- the LOC118348943 gene encoding uncharacterized mitochondrial protein AtMg00810-like, with the protein MGFVKPVTSPIVGSVKLTLIDGPVFEGPTLYRSTVGSLQYMSLTCLGVAYAVNKVCQFMHTLKVPHWQAVKRILHYLKHIAHLVLHFKSFSDNSLHAFTDADWAGCPDDRRSTGGFCIFFCPNLVSWVSKKQSTIASSSTEAEYKALANTAAELLWFQSLLEELDVFLPKPPTL; encoded by the coding sequence ATGGGCTTTGTCAAGCCCGTAACTTCTCCTATAGTTGGCTCAGTTAAATTGACACTTATAGATGGTCCTGTTTTTGAAGGCCCAACCCTTTATCGAAGCACTGTGGGTAGCCTCCAATACATGTCACTCACGTGTTTGGGTGTAGCTTATGCAGTTAACAAAGTGTGCCAATTCATGCACACTCTGAAAGTTCCTCATTGGCAAGCCGTGAAGAGAATACTGCACTATCTAAAACACATAGCTCATCTTGTTCTTCATTTTAAGTCATTCTCTGATAATTCACTTCATGCTTTCACTGACGCCGACTGGGCAGGATGTCCAGATGATCGACGTTCAACGGGAGgcttttgtatctttttttgtCCTAATCTTGTTTCATGGGTATCCAAGAAACAAAGCACTATTGCAAGCTCGAGTACAGAGGCGGAATACAAAGCATTGGCCAACACAGCAGCTGAGCTCCTCTGGTTTCAATCACTTCTCGAAGAACTCGATGTATTTCTGCCAAAGCCTCCAACCTTGTGA